The genomic region AGAATTGCTATCCATTGTCCAGAATAATAACTTCTTTAGAGCTATCCATAACTGCCTTTTAACATCCCTGTCCTCAATAAAGATTATAAAAGTGTTTTCAGACAGGATCAAGTCATCCACAATTTCAGTGGCAGTTTTCAACTGTgagtttttttatttgggaaCAGGTATGACAGGGAATACATTTTTGATAGTTTTATTTCATAGAAATGTATTCCTTTATGCTGTGAGGTAGAGATTAGGACTGTAAAATATTGATGCTTACCAAATTGTTATTTGATAGCTTTTCATTTTAACGTTACATTGTACTAAAAACGGGTGTGTCCTTTTACAGAGCAAATGACAAGACAGATCTTGATGTTATTAGAGAAAACCATAGATTCCTGTGGAATGAAGAAGATGAAGCAGACATGAATTGGTACCTGAAACTATTTTAGGATATGTTATTTTTAGATCACTTGTATTAAATTTGTGGTTTCCCTTACTAATTAAGAATTACTGTGCATACTTGATCACTCTTTGATGCATTTGGAAATGAAAGACCATTAGAAGGTCTTTCATGTTGTAATATTGCTCAAATGCCAACATGAATTGATGACAGAAAGAACTAATAAATAATAGTGATTCTCTGAGATACAAATAACTGTTCAAAAACTCTGATGAATGCAGAGtttgaaaaaatgcagtttagtATGTACTGtggatttattttatatttatttttccagttttatggAAATTACTCCTTAGTTTAATGACTATGCATCTGTTGCATTTCTAGGTCTACAACTTGTGTTCTTTCAATGAAACAACATGTCTTTGTCTTCCTAAAGTCATTACAATGCAAAGTAAATTATGTTGTCTtctatatttaattaaaaaaatactttttcttttaggGAGAAGAGGCTTGCAAAGAAGTATTATGACAAATTGTTCAAAGAATACTGTATAGCAGATCTCAGCAGATACAAAGAGAATAAGGTATCTTTCCTTAGTGTAAATCATCTTGGGTTTTGAAGTATAACCTTTTTTAAGAATTGCCTTATGATTGTGGATATGTTGTAAAATTAGAATGTTAGTACCCCTTCCATAGAAAGGGAGCTGTGAGAATTTGTCAAGTTACTTACAAGCAGCAGTTTGAATCCAAGTATTGTCACTGCCTCAAAAATGTGCTTCTGTGGGAATAGGAACATTTCTGTCAGATGATGTTTTATGAAGAGGTACATTGTGtgtgaaaggcagaaaatgcaAAGGGGTTAAAGAAAGAAGGCTGGAGAGCTTGCTTGGAGAGGAGCAGTAGATGAAGCCTAAAACCCCATGGAATGTTACTGttcaaaaaaaaagtctaaaagGAGTTTTGTACTTGAATGCTGGCAGAAACAATTTTGGAAAAGTCTATTCTAAAGCAGCATCTTTTGTTGgttgttcttttctgtttgtggaAACAGGATTTGTATGTGCCTtgtaaataaatagaatttctCAAGAGGAACAGCCCAATTCCAGCACCAGGTTTTCTTCTTAACTGGAGCAgcctttgttttttccaagtttttgGCTGACTAACTTCTTAGTCAGAGAGTATACATGAATTTTCTATTGTGTTTTTCCAAAGGCTGGTGCTGAACTCAGATGTGTCTTGGTGTTCCTAGCACACAGTAACCCAGTCTATATAGTTCTTTTCAACCATTTTATAGTATTGAAAATTACATTCACTGGTAAATATTTGCAAGGACTGGGCTTAGCTCTATTAAGATGAAAAGATGACAGGTCATATAAAGACAATTGGGacagtaaaatgcaaaaattcaattaaaatcaacaaaaaactaaaatgcTGAGGAtgccttcccttcttttttgactaaatttgattttattttcctgtagaTATTTCCTATCCCTCAATGTCCGTtccatcccccatccccccAGCTGATTTCCCTTGAGCATGCTTacagattttgtttctctcaCTAGTGTGCCAAGTTTCCATATGTTTGCTGTCTTTTGTGGGAAACTGTTCTGccccagattttttttgtgtgtgtgttttcttgtGTTGTGTGAACAGTATTTCCCTGTCATACTTCAAGTGTGTCTATCCTAACTTTGAGGTCACTCTCTGTTCTCATTTATGCTCCTAAGTCATTACCTCTATTTTTGGAATTGCCATATCAGCATAAGTGCTGTGTCAGGCaatttgtaaaatatatatgctttcttttctcagaTAAGTTCTGATCATGTGAAAGTCCTTTCTTAGAAATTcttagaaaaatagaaaaaagtatGAGATTTTTCTCAGTGACTGATTTATCCATGCCCATGTTTGGTACAGAAGGATTTCAAAGCAGGCTTTTTTCTTGGAAGTCTTAAATAAGCTGTTCATCCCATTTGCACCGATGGAATACAGTCTGtgctttcacatttttcctgccttaatttttttttctgcatctccAGAAACTGGAAGGTGGATATCTTTAGCCCCCTGTGCCTTTTGCTTTGCAGTGCTGGTGCTATGCGAAGTGCAGGGTAGATAAAAGCTTCTCAGTTGTTGGTCTTGTGCATGATAGTTGTTGATGCCTTACATGTTGGTGCTTCATCTTGatataaaaattcttttacaGTGAGAACATTCAGTTGCTGGAACAACCTCCCCAGTGGCACAGTGGGATCCCCATTGCTGGGGTTTTTCAGATGCAATTGCCCAGGGTGATAGATAATCTCATCTGGGCTCCCTTCCCCGTGGAAGGTTGAAGCTGGTGGTCTGTTGGGGTACTTTCCAACCTGagctattctgtgattctatattGTGCTACTTGGTGTGAAAGCAAAAGTTGGAGGTCAGTTTTCTGTGATGTTTTAAGTACATATATTGCACAGATTGAGACTTGCACATATGTGCTCATCTGTCTTTTCACAGCTGTAATTGTTCTGCTCCTGGCCAAAATCTTGTAGTTTGATAGTTTTTCTAAAGATCTCTGCAGAGAGATTCTAGATCTCTTTAGGagcttttcttctgaagtaAACCACTGTTTTACAAGGGACTGGATAATTGTTGGGACTGGTTTCATGGGAGCATCTCCTTTGAGAATCTGAAAAGTAAGCAGAACCACCTACTCAAAGACAGAAGGTCAGAAGAAAACAGTAATAAGCCCCAAGACATGTGAACCCCTGAGGCCACAGGCTTGTTCCAGTTGCTGGTACTcatttgcacacacacacacacacacacacacacggctTAGGCTCCCCTGCTGTCATCCCTAGGGATTCACAGGTGCTctcacagccagagctggagaCCCACTCACCCTTCTTGCTCCCAGGCTGCTTCACCTGCTGATGACCATTCTGGCTTGGTCTTCTCTGGTGTTTGCTTTTAATCAGAAATGCCAATGTGAACCTCTGGTGTGAGGCTCCGTAGAGACAGTGGAAGAGTGTTCTGACAGCTCTTGCTTGTGCAGGGTCTGTTCCTCCTGACATTTTCCCTAGGTAAGGATTTTCTAGGTCAAGGTTGTCTTTGAACCTTCAGTGCATCTTGTCTGCAAACACTGAGGCTGATAAATGACCATCTGTATTGTCAGATAGTTCAGTTCTATTGTCAGCtttgcagtgcagcacaggagggtgctctgcatttcagttttACTTTGATATGCACTGGACTGGAAGTGTTCCCTTTGTTGTCCTATTTTCCTAGAGAATTTCTTATTTGCTGTCTCTGTACTTTGTTTTGTAGCTTAACAGATTGGAAGTGTGTCCTATTTGCTAAGAAATGAAATCTGTTTGACACCTggtcattaaataaaatacattttattattttgttttcatttccagatTTCTAGGCCAACTTGTCTTTTACTTGGCAATGTTAATATGTTTGCTCTTGTAATTGTTTTTCAGTATGGAGGACttcctgtaaaaataaaagtataaatattttaagtatttttattaaaaaatactgttctggcgagcagaggcagagagatatttttaattaaaagagaaaaaattaaattttcatgaCCAGAATTAAAAGGATGAGCCACTTAAATTCACCAATCAACTGAAATTAGTCTTTACAGTGCTTAATATGTTGACTATTCACAACTCAATTTTGGTTCTTATCTTAACAGTTTGGATTTAGATGGCGACATGAGAAAGAAGTAATTTCAGGAAAAGGTAATGCTGTCTTTCATTTTATGTTACATTTCTTCTTGATGctcctcttgctgcttttgGACATAATTTTGTTAGATAATATTTGATGGTACTGGTAAGTTTATCAGATAATAATGTACAATAAATTGACTTGTCTTCCAGCTTTCCTGTTTTATGCTACATAGGTTTAGATTGCACATATTACAATTAAAAGAGCATATAGTTTATTTTCACAAGGTCACTTTTGTAATGAGCACCACCTTAACATGTTTGATAATGTAGAATTTCATGGGTGGGTTTTTtagctgcttttctccagcagtTCTGCTACCTCATTCGCCTTTGATACCTGTATTTGAAGTCTCTCAGTAGTTTTcttcaggaaataatttcttgatTAACAGTTTCTCCAGCGCTGTTCTGCaaaatattaactttttaattaaagtttctTGTGTGAGACCTGTTTTAGGCTAAACTGGCTTTGAAAGCTTCAGTGGGAATGATTATCATGTCTCCCAGTCCTGCCTCTAAATCAGCACCTTAATTCTAGGTGAGAAGTCTTAGCAGTGTGTTGCTGAGTGGTCTTTGTTCCATGGCAGAGGTGCTTGGGCTTTTTCAACATGCTGAGCAAGCAAGAAGTGAGGTGGATGAAGTATTGCTGTTCCTGGGTGGATTCTCATACACATGTGGGTTTCAGAAGTCATGGATGCACATGCCAGAATATTGCATAGAGTTGCTGATCAGTTTCACTCAGTTACAGTTCTTTAAACAGCTGTATTCTGTAAGCACCTATATTGTAATATAGTTCAAAAAGTTAGAAATGCatttatgattaaaaaaaaattagtatttcagAATAGAAAGCATGAACATTAATAGTGaggatttttaaattgtaaatattAAAGCCTCTAAAGGTAGTTGTAGTCATATATTGCATTTAGCACTACACATTATATTAATGGATAGTTACATTTGATAAAATTACATGCTGTATTGAATACTTTAACAAGATAATTAAGATTAAATGagaagtaaattaattttgtcttcgtggggaaaaaaattatagctTTGTACGTTTAATATGTGCtgcttcatattttaaaatgtgggaGAAAGTGCAGAATTTTATATTCCAAGCTTTTTAATGGGATCCTAATGAAAGGCGAGCAATGGGAACAGGAGTGGGTAAATCCTGTCTTTCACCACAGGGGGGCGCCAGAAACCAACCCGCTCGCGGGTGTCGGACGTGCTCTCCAAGTGCGGTTCCAagcaatcatttaaaaaaacccgTGGGTCTTTTATgctgttttaaaatagaaaccAGCCATATAAATTGCTTCATTAAATGTAATAACACATCTACACCTACCTGTCTGATAATTAGCATTAGCCTTGTATGTACCTATTGTATGTACTGATGTAGCTGTGTCAGTGGTGATGAGAACCACTGCGGGTGCACTTTTACTAAGGTTTGGGGGTAGTTACAAGGGCATGCAGGAATGGAGTAGTCACATTTGGTTGCTTTGCATTTGGTGCTTGTCTTTGCATTAGAAGGAAGAAGGGCTAGGATGAGTGAAAGAAGAGGGCTAGGATAAGTTACAAGAAAGAAGGGCTAGGATAAGTGAAAGAAGAGGTGACGCTTGTATTACTAATTGTAAATGCCAAATTGTTTCTTTGTCATCTTTCAGTCTTTGCCATAAGTTTTGAAATGAGATCATATTGGAGATTACTATGACACAGGGTATGATAGCCATACCTTATATAGGGTTAAACATACTTAATGTGTATTCATTTGaaacttccttttttaatgagagttctgggttttgggtttttttacttcaaatgTTTGCATTGCAAGTGGTGTTTCATTACAGAACTGAAGTATCTGAGGACACTGCCAATCCATTAGTTAGCTGCTTAAGCAGAATTTTCTGAGGTTAATCGTTCACCAACAGTCCTGCTTGTGAGCCTATTAATACAcatcctttctgctgctgtgcataCAAATCAGTCTCTGCAAAGGGAATGCATGTGTCTTTATTACTCCAATATATGGACTTCAGTGGTGCAAACAAAATTGATGATGTGCAGatctgttttaaaatcagtGTTGCTTTCATATAATGAACCAAAGGAAGCTTTTAAAGCTGACATAGCATTTCTAACAAAgttgaatttccttttcttaaagGAAAGATATTTATAGATAGTCCCTAGAATACAAATTGTATGTCCAGTATGTCAGGTACACTAGTTATGTAAAAAGCATGTGGGCATCTTCATATTGTACAAATGTGATACTTTGAATAGTTTGATGTCATTCAAGATGCATGTCTGAATCACAACTTCTGATCCATCATCCTCTGCTAAGTAATCATTTGGGGTATAGCATGTATCCTGGTGGCATTCATTTTTTCAGAGTTCATATTAGGCTTGTTATTTCATAATGTACACCTTCATCCATACATTTCAAAACACAgttatgttttttcctttgcaaatagGCAATATTGGACAAGTATGATTGTTTTGTTGTTCCCTGTTATTATTTCCTTAAtctaaatgttatttttagattcgtggggtttttttatttgaaagaaatggaaaatgaaaaccaaaaacagagcagaattGGAAATAACAACCCCATATCTATTAATGGTAATCATTGAACCACAGTTTGCTGGTTTTGACTCTTTCAGGTCAGTTTTCCTGTGGAAATAAACACTGTGATGAGAATGAAGGCCTGAAGAGCTGGGAGGTGAATTTTGGTTACATTGAGCATGGTGAAAAGAGGAATGCACTCGTAAAATTGAGTAAGTCAGCCCTTCTAGGATATGTACACTTAAAAGACATACTTTGAATGGTATTGAGTGAGACCCAGTGATAATAATACGAGTTCATGACAAAGGCAGAATAGGAGATCATTTTCTTGAATTAATCACAGGTGGTAGTATGGTGCTCTTGATTTAGAGAGAGCAGCTGTTATCATTATATATGACAAAGTTGTTACAGATTAAGAACTTTATTCTGTATAATTAGCATGTCATAAAATTTGAATAATTGGCTATAAGCTGTTTCACGTAGAAGCATTTCTAGTTCAATGGACCATACTGCATTGCAAGGAGAATTTCAACATTACCATTGCTCATTCAGTTACTTGGCTTGGAAGTCCTTAGGGCTTTGGACCAGACAACTTCTTGCACATCTTTGACtttactgattttattttaaatatttgagttttcttctaaaaaagAACTTCTAAAAGTTCTATCTTTAAACAATTTTCCATCCTTACATCTTGACTGTGATTTTCTAATTCAGAATTGTGTACATGATGATCTGTTTATTAGATAATTAAACTTAGTACAGTTTATGCAGTTATTTCATGTAAAGTGAGTGAGCAGTGGGGCATTGTTCTTTTTGTGCACAAGACACTCCATGTGGGAGCACTTGGTCTCTGACAAAGCTCTAGGAGACTTGCACATCTTCAGTATAATTGCAGAAGAGTTGGATCTGTGCACAAGGATCCATAAATGGGATGTCTGTATGTGAGAAGCACTGATAGCTCTTTAGTGAAGAGCTGCCAGTGCTAAACTTGTGATTGTCCTTCACATTTAGTAAAATCTGGGTTTGTACTGGAGACTTTCATCATATATTTTTTCAATCCTGACTGCAGTTACATTGTACCTAGTgttttgaaggaaaagctgctgataTTGAAGGATCTAGTTCTAAGTGCTTTTGTAGTTTTGTTAATTATGTTTATCAGATTCTTGGCTGCAatgttctcattttctctttttcaggacTATGTTCAGAATGTTCCCACAAACTAAACTTCCATCACCggtaatgaaatattttgaaaataatgggGACTGAATTATTGATAAGTTACAATTATGATGAACAGCACACAGGGACAAAACTTCAATGAGATGATTAGGATCTTCATTTATCCTGAAATAGCATAAATATTCTATAATATTttatagaatatttttataatattaaatattataaagCCACCGACTTGGCGCTGTTGAGGGTTAAGATGCTCTGCTAATGACAGCACAGAACCCCTCAGACTGGAAGAATTCCATCCCTACCACCAGAAGTTTCATTTGCTTAATTTCAGCCcagtgattatttttcttctgtttctaatagcacttttttttttaactgaatcaCTTTTTTCTATTTAACTACTGATACGTGTCTGAAAAAATGACACATGTTTGactgaattaaatatttcagatttacTGTTGCATAAGAAGTACATATAACAGAGGAAGTGTACATTCATCTTTtttaaaggaggaaagaagTCAAAACATGCAAGAAAAGaggcacagctgcacagaatTCTAAGGAGCCAAAACATAAGAAGAGAAAATTGTCTcgttcagcaaaaaaaaagtccaaaaaaaAGACCCGTGAAGGtaaatttaaactttaaaaCTTCAGTTGTTAAAATACTCAGGTTAATTGAACCTTAGTTTTGCAAGAGATGAATAGATGAATAGATGGAGACATATAATTATGTATAAATACTTCTAGTTAGACAGATATGTAACTTTCTTGACTGCAACAAAGGTAGTCAAAAAGGTAACTTTCTTAGGTAAAATTTCCTAGatgcagaaaaaatatgtttcttacATTTAACAGAGAGGGACAGTCTTTTGAAAACTATGCACTGCAGGGGAAATTTGTGCAAGCATTGGATGTTGCATACTAGAAAGGGTTGTGAAGTATTTCATTCCATGAGGCTTTGGGGTTGAAAGCCTTTTGGAAATGTTAGATAACCTTTTTACACCTGAGATCTTGGGTTGACATAATTAGGCTCAAACTGATGACCTTTGCActcataaaaaaaatccttttatttcagtgtttgctCTCTTTCTTTGAACGTggtgtgtgcatgcatgtaCACATCTTTAGTGTAATAAATTgtgataaaaaaatctttgtagaCAATATAAGATAACAGATAAAATCAGAAGCAgtttacttgtttttttctattttggtgTTTCTTTACAGATCAGGTTTCTTCAGACGATTCAGGTAATTCTGATAAAGGTATTTTAGTATCCTTCATGGTTTTGTAATAAGTTGTATAATATCATAGACAGTTGTCATTGATCTTGATTTTATTAGCTGTCTGTTTCAATATTTTATGTGATAAGAATGCTGTCTGAAACAAGCAGAAATATGAAGGTTTGAATGAATGACTTACATATCTTGGAGAAAAAGTGTAGGGAATTTTAAGGAGGAAATTGtttaatcaaaaataaaaatgtgggCAGATAACAGCATGAAAATAACCAGAAAAATGAGAAGTCATGTTGTTCCAAAAAGGAGCAGAGGGTGCAAAAATAGGTACATTGTTAATAATTTCACGTTGTGTAGTCTGTACTGTGTAAAGACAGTATTTTTCTGATATAGTAGCTACATTTTCCTTCAGGGAGTTAAACTGATATATActctgctcaaaaaaaaaattaaaataaatcatagGCTTTAATTAATGTCTTTTCCAACTACCACCTGTAGTACCTCAGAGACCTGCTTGTTGCAGGTGGATGCATTCAGTCACTGCTTGTATCTCAGTGAGTCCAGTCtccagtttctttttttgtgaaacTGGCCCCGTCTCCTGGTCATGCCAGTCCTTGTTGCAGACTGTCTAGAAGTGATTGACTGTTTTCACTGATTGCTCTGCTATACATTTTTAAGAATGTCCTCACCCCCTAGGCTTTCCCAGTTAGATAAAGGAAGACCTGAAACACTTTTCTTATGATTTGGGCCATGCCCAAAGTATTTGTTTTGTCAGGAAACTTATTGGATGATTCAGAGGTGAGGGGGGTGGAGTTTCTTACATGAAATTCCTGTACGCTAATATGAAATAGTTATGCAGTAATCCATATTTTCTTACAATTTCATTTACTGATAAGTCACAATTGATAAGAACTATCATTTAAGTAAGGTAATTGATTAATCTAGTATCATAAATTGAAACTATATTGTGTATCTGGGTTTGTAATTATTtagttttaggaaaaaaattgctatgTTGCTGTTGTGTCAAGATCATTGTTTTGACATGGCTGTTGTTATGTTTGACCAAAACATTGCTTTGTGATACCTAAGAATCTTTTTGATGCTACACTAATTAACattgcaaaacattttcattttaactttATGCAAAGTGTTATGTTTATTCTCGTGGTTGCAATTCAACATTGCTTCTAGCAATATAccatctaatttaaaaaaatataaattattttaaattttattttgtaaacattttaatttttttaacagattcAGATGACAGCAGTGCTGAAGATGGTCCTTCTGAAGCTGACTCTTTGAAAGGTCCTCTACGAGAAGCAGATGAAAAATCACGGTTAGTTTGATGTAGTGAGCTTGCAGCTACTGAAGTGTACAGGTCCATTCAGAACTGCAAGACAGCTGTCCTGAGTGTTTCAATGAGTATTCACACATAAAGGTTATGTCAGATCTCTTTCCATGCAGTGAACCTAGAAATGTGTGTTTAAAGAGGGGACATAGACAACTCTTGAGGAAAACATTTGTTAAGCCACTCTCATAGCACTGCTGCCTTACCCCCTCTATAGCATTATTATCTTAGTGGCAGGTCCTAAGGGTTGGCTTACACAGGGAAATGTGAAGGGTATTGGAATGTAGTGAGTAAGTCAAAATTATCTATACTTTCCACAATTCTAATCAGAAGTTTGCTAAAACTTTTTTATTCAAAGATTATCTCCTAGGTACAAATCCAAAGCAGAACTTTCtgacatttcatttttgttgttgttacagGGAAGAGGAGTTTCATGAGTATTTTCAAgatttatttctctaaaatttgCAATTGATGTTGGCTGATTTTCTTCATGAGTTGTCAAGATGGAAGTCTGGAAATCCAGCCATAATTTTCCAGAGACCCCTATCTGCCAGCATACCTTTTCTACAGTCACTCATATGGACCATTTGGGTGGGTTTTCTTTGTAGAAGGATTTAAATCTAAAAACTTTGTTTCTTGTTGTAGGCTACATACTCTTAaacaagagaaataatttttcagttcagtGCAAAATATATATGGCACTCAAACTTATACAAACAAGAATATAGTTTATTAACATTACAACAAGGAAGTTCACTTCTTTTATTTGATCTCAAACTTCAGTTATTGCCAGATTTTTGTAAAGGAGCATTTTGTAAGATTGTGTGAGTAGTTTAAAGCCATACactataatatatttatatatttaatttattaaacaaGAATTAATAGCCTTAAATTTATTGGTTATTTAGATTTTAATATTTGGGTATTAATCTCTGTAActattttcaaatgcttttggAGAACATcacattttttcaaatatctCTCCTACTCCTTTAAAAAGTTCAGTTTATTGTgactttcttttaaattttagttgTAATGTGATGTGTCTTACA from Camarhynchus parvulus chromosome 6, STF_HiC, whole genome shotgun sequence harbors:
- the LOC115905020 gene encoding protein FRA10AC1, with product MEPEQLRLSAAAHGHGGYDSDFSDEESGEKSLQKTKRIQEDDLLIKPFQKPKQGSVVHRQFAAEECDREEARKRRFHLISMDAYERHKKFVHDYILYYGGKIEDFRRSGANDKTDLDVIRENHRFLWNEEDEADMNWEKRLAKKYYDKLFKEYCIADLSRYKENKFGFRWRHEKEVISGKGQFSCGNKHCDENEGLKSWEVNFGYIEHGEKRNALVKLRLCSECSHKLNFHHRRKEVKTCKKRGTAAQNSKEPKHKKRKLSRSAKKKSKKKTREDQVSSDDSGNSDKDSDDSSAEDGPSEADSLKGPLREADEKSREEEFHEYFQDLFL